ACGAGGCCTACAGCCTCGGGGATGGCCATGAAGTACCTAATGATATCTTTATGCGTCACGGTTATCGGTACGCCGGCCTTGATCTGGTCCATGAAGAGGGGGAGCATCGAACCACGGCTTCCCAGGACGTTGCCAAAGCGGACACAGACCATCTCAGTCGCATCAGTGGTCAGCATGCTCGCAATCTGTTCGACCACCCGTTTGGTAGCTCCCATGATGGAAGTCGGGTTTACCGCCTTGTCGGTTGAGATAACCACCACCTTTTCCACACTGTGGTCCCTAGCCCCCTTGAGCACGTTGTACGACCCACCTATATTGGTGGTAATAGCTTCCTCAGGATAGAGTTCCTGAAGTGGCACATGCTTGTAGGCAGCAGCATGGAATACAATCTGTGGATGGAATTTCTCATAAATCCTATCTATTTTCGCCGCGTTCTTGATATCGCAGATAACAGGAACAATGAAGTCGCTCCACTCCTTCTGGTAGTTGTGAAGCCTCAACGACAGGTCGTGTAATTCCGTCTCATCATTATCGAGCAAGACCAACTGCGTAGGACCAAAGGAAAGGAGCTGGCGGCATATTTCGCTCCCGATACTACCACCAGCTCCGGTGACCAGCACCCGCTTGCCCTTCACCATCCGCTGTGTCGGTTCCCGGTCGATGTAGGTAAGCGGTCTGCCCAAAAGATCTGCATAATCAAGATTGCGAAGGTCAAATTCCCTGGCTCCCTGCTGCATTTCAAAGAGCCGGGGAATTATCTTGACCTCACAACCGTGTTCCTTGGCCGCATCAATTGCCTTGAATACATGTTCTTGGTCGATCTGGGAAATAGCTATGATCAAAACAGAACACGTATAGGAGGACAGGAGTACCCCGAGCGTATCGATTGCACCAAGAACCTTCATTCCTACAATATATGAACCAAGAAGCGTTGGTTCATCATCGACAAACCCTACGACATGATAGGGCACGTTGCCTTTCTGGAACTGACGGACAATTGTTATCCCTATTTCCCCTGCCCCATAGACAAGGGCCCGGGGAAATCCATTGGCATGGATTATGTTTTTCTTGTTCAAAACACTGCGGTACAACTCCCTCACTCCCAGGATGCAGAGAAATGCCGACCCGTCAGCGACCAATATGAAAGGAATCCATAGAGAGGTTAAAGAATCGAAGAGGGCTATGGATAACACTGCTATAAAAAACATCGGGAGAAAACCTGCAAGCCCACGACCGAGCAAGTCTACAGAACTCTCACCGATATAAACCCTGTAGAACTTGACGACAAAAAGCAGCAGGACTATCGAAATGGCATTTACCAATGAAACTATGTAAAAATTACTTGGTATAAAAGTATGAAATACAATCCATAGGGCGAGATAGCCACACCCCAAAAGAATTAGGATATCGAGCAAGATGAGCAGAAGCTGACATGTTCTCCGTGATAGCATTGTGCATAGCCTCGGTTTATATCTGGTTTGGGATGGGAAGAGTAGCAAAAACACACATAAAAAGAGTAAAAAACCAGAAAAGGGGAAAAGACCTAACCGAAATAGCGAGAATTTTTGCCTCAGGGAATAAGTTTTTCAGAAAAAAGAATAAAACACCCCCAACCCAGAAAATCTGGAAGGAAGCAGTCCCTGAAGCTTTCATACCAGGGCGGACCGGTAGTATAAAAGACTAGGCGATTAGACTGTATATCATTATGTATACAATCCAATTTGATATCCTTAGGTTATCACCAAAAGAATATTCTGTAAACAAAATTCGCATGCAAAAAAACTCTGTGGGTTTTTATAATTTATTATACCAAAAAGAATTCTAACTAATGGACATAGAGTAAAACCAGAGATTAAACATCACTAAAAGAGAGGGAATTTCAGTATAAAAAAACCTACCAACAACACTGATACAAAGCCCCTTAGAAAGGAAAACCGAGAAAACCAACCTGTTTTGAAGAAATATCGGCATACTAAATTGGCACTTTCTGGAACAAAAAAATAAGCAATGTTTACAAAACAGGAAAACCCAAGCAACCTAGGCTTGGGTTTTCCAACAGTGATTATTTTGTTTTCTTAGTTTCTTTTTCTCTATTTTTTTATTTTTCTTTATTCTTCTTTATTTTTTACCTTTTATAAAATTTTTATTGCTTCCCGAATCAGGAATCTTGCATTTTCAACACTTGCCTATACAACCTTTCCAAAGTTTCGCTATCCATTCCCACCGGGGAATTCTTCAACCGGTCCAAGTTCACTGATTTTACCAGCTTGGGAAGTACGCTGCTATCAGGGTCAATCGGAGGCGTAATGCCAAGGTTCTCCAATAACTTCTCAAACCACGTGATGGCCTGCAAGGGATACGAAAACCCCATGGTACTGGCTATCTCGTTGAACAGATGTTCGAAATACTTCTCGCCCCTGTCTTTGTTACTTGCCTCTAGGTTTTCCAGCATGTACTGCCAGACTACCGGGAAACACAGAGCTACCGCATGCCCATGGGGCAAAGAAAACAGTGAGGAAAGCTTATAGCTCATTGCATGGGGGGCTGTAGTCTGTGTGATATTGATCGCTTGTCCTGCCCAGTTGGAAGCAAGGAGCATTCCTTCATTGCCCTCAGAATAGTTGGCCAAGAACTCAGCGTAGTGGTTCAGGAACAAAACCACTGCCTTTTTGGCATAGGCTTTGCTCTCATCGGTGGCACTGAGCGACCACCACGACTCTACTGCCTGGCAAAAGGCATCGAGCATAGTGCATTTCTTTTGGTAGAGCGGCAGTCCTTCCAGTACGCTTGGCTCCAAGATTGCATAGGCAGGTACCAGGCTTTCATGCACCACCGAGTGTTTCTCCCCACGGTAATAGATAATGGCATACCGTGTCGATTCACTCCCTGTCCCCGCTGTGGTAGGTATGGCTAACAGGGGAATTGAGTTTTCCTTATATTCCTGTTTCAAGTACATCGAACCTGGTTCCAGGGAGCTAAAGAGCTTGATGCATTTTGCTACATCCAGGCAGCTGCCACCCCCAACCGCTACGATGAAATCACAGGATTCTGAGCGGAAAAAATCAACTCCCTTGACGATATCCTCATACTTGGGATTGGAACCAAAGGAATTGAATATAGAATAGGGAATTCCCAAAGACTCAAAAGCGTGCGCAATGGGCAGAGTCTGGAAGGATGAACCACAGACTAACAAGAAGCGCTTTGCACTGTGTTGGTGCAAGATGGATTTGAGTTTCTGGCAATGCTTGTCGCCTAGGATGATGGTTTGTTCTGACATAGAAAACCCTCCATGGATAGCAATAGTATAGCACAGGCTCAAAGAAAGCAGAAAGCAATGCCCGACCAAGCAGTCATCATGTCCATTGGTACAAGCCTTCCTTAATGAGGCTTGCACCGCTATCACAAAGACTTGTATCAAAGTCGGAAGTGAACAGGAAGAGGAAACGGGAGAAACGAATTGCTCTGTCCTTATTTCCAGCCCTGGTACCAAGGTTCTACCATTCCAAAACAAACCCATACAAGGGGTGATCTTTCAGCACAAAAAGAAGTATTCCTATTTGACGTCTAAAGAAGGAGCCTTTATCAAATACTTTTTGCCAATCCCCCGCCCACGCACTTCAAGCAATCCAGCATCAATCATCTGCTTGACCAAAATATAGGCTCGTGTCTTCTTAATACCGAGCAATTTCTGAACCTCTTCATCGGTTGTAAAACCATTACGTATAATCTGGTCAAAAATCTGCCTTGTTTGGGGTGAAAGCTCTCGATTGACCAGAGGTTCCTTTGCAGAAACAACGTCGCTTTCTTTTCCCATGGTTTTATTCTGGTTTGGAAGAATCATCTTAAATGTGTTTGGGGTGACTTCGATTCGAACAGGCTCTTTGAAGTCTTTATAGAGCTCGTGTATCTTGCGAACCCCCGTCCCATAGGATTCTACAAAACCAAGCCGATGGAAAATATCGGCAAGATGACGATTTCGAGGCTGGGAGATACCAGTTCCGATATCTGCGATAGTCAAACCTGAAACAAGTCCACCGATTGAAATAAATTCCATCTGACTCCCTATGATATTGATAATAATGCTCCCACTATAGGCATAGTCTCGATGTACGATTGCATTCAAGAGCGCTTCACGAATAGCCTCCGCTGGATAGTCGAAACGGTCAACACGATCCAAGCCAGTAATCTTTGCTTGGTTCTGGTTGCACAGCATGAGATAGGAATACGTACTTTCCAGTTGCTTGAGCACTGACCCTTTGAATTCTCTGGTATCTTTGAATAGGGTTTTCGCTTCATCAGCATATACAGCGACCATTATCGAATGCTCACACTGATCGGAAAGCAACAGACCCACGTTTGTAAATAATCCAGAGAGGTCACACATTCCAAGCCTTGGGAACTGTTCTTTTTGAAAAGCTACAGACTTTTGGGCAAACGTTTCCTTGGCTTGCTTAAAAGTGAGGTCCTGTACCAATGAACGCATATCCTCATACGCATCTCCATCCGCATTCCTGATCATCTGCCGTATCTGTTCTGGCGAAGCAGGCACTGAAGAAGAGCCTTGCCTCACATACACCCCAGAAGGTTTTAAGCCCTTCCTATGTAAATAATACGGTTTGTTGGCACCTTCACTGATTTCAAGGCAAATCACATGATTTTCTTGAAGCGTATACTTGATGAACATGGTAATATCCGGAAGAATACTGTCCCTGATTACGTTGGTGATCAGATTATAGGTTTCATCAACATCTGCCACGCCTACTTGGGTGCCAGTATCATCAACTCCGATGTATAGATATCCTCCATCTGAATTCGCAAAGGCAATGACTTCCTTACAGAAGGCCTCACTCCATTGGCTCTTGAATTCGATTCTCTCGGTCTTATATTTCACTGATTTCAACCTCCCGTAACCATACGCTTCCATGGCAGAACGAATATTCACTTTTTCCAAGTGAATATTCACTTATTTGTGAATATTCACATAAAAAGGTGAATTTTCACTTTCATGCAAAGTGTTTTAGGATGCAGTTGATCCACTCAATTTTTAGACACAAAAAACCTCCCCAAGGAGGCTTGTACTGCTATCACAAAGACTTGTATCAAAGTCGGAGGTGAACAAGAAGAGAAAACGGGCAAGCATGCCAGTTGCTTGGGAAAGATTGCACCAAGCCCTCGACCGTCTGACCGATGAACACGATTTTCACCCAGTCCGATCGAGGGACTTCATTTTCTGCAAAAGCGAAAAACCAGAATTACGCCAATAAAAGAATCATGAACGTATCCCCGTCAATTTCTTTGGGAATCCCCTCACCGTTTGCATCTATTGTTTCCCAACCCGTAATGGTCTTGTTTTTATAGGAAAGTGAAACCGTTTGGGTAGTTACCGTGTCATTCCAGAGAACCAGACAGGACCGAGCCTTCCCTTCAAACAAGGAACAATAGACTTGGGGATTCTCGTTTTGAATATTCTCTTGGTCCCTGAACAAACCTTCAAGCAACATATCCTTGTATTTCCTACGCAGCGCGCCTGCCTTTCTTGCGTACAGCGCCATTTCGGACTGCTCATTGTCAACCAAGACCTGCCTGTCACCCAGGTATCGTATTTCCATCTCAAACCGGAAACCAAAGGCAATCGCATAATTGACATATCTACGGTCAAGAAACGGATTAGGATTACGGAGGGTCATGATGATCTCTGGAAAACAGTACCTGAACATCTGGGGGGCAGAACTGGAAAGAGAAGTCCAGGAATCCCCTGCTTTCTTCATTTTATTACGAGAAGGAGGACAAATCCCTATTCCATGCAGAATATCAGGGAACTGGGAATACACATCCGTTTCATGCTCAGTCATAAATATGAACTCATCCCCAAGGGTTCTGGCTTGGTCATGAATCTTTTTAAGCAACGCGAGCCTTCCCTGTGTATAGGAAAGAGAAGGACGATTATGCATATGCTGGTGCTTTTCATTGAAACAGGGATAAGAGGGCATACCTCCGATCTGGTCGTAGAGGATTCCGTCGGGACCAAAGGAAGCTACCCATTTTGCTTTTTCAACCATTAAATCATGCCATTCGGTACAAGATGGGCAAACCGTGGAAAATTTCTTTTTGGAAAAAAATGAGAGGAAATCACTAGCGTGAGATTTCGAGTAATCTTCATAGTAGGGAGTATCCCAGATGTTCCTTCCTTCAAGCTCCTTTCCCTTCTCTTCATAAAACTTCGACTTCACATCCATCAGATGTCCTTGATAATACAACGTAATACGGCCCCCATCGGCCTGGATTTCGCGTATTTTCTGTTTTAACACCTCTGCTCCCCCGAGCGTCAGAGAAACAGTGAGATCAGGATATTGGTTGTCATGCCCTGAATCAAACCAGCCAAACAGGCCGAGGACATCACAGCCGTACGTCTTTGCATAGTCATACAAGGAAGGAAGCGATGCATAATCCCAGAGCTCGTCACCATATTGCTGCTTGGCGATTACCAGAAAATACCCATTCATATCCTGTGCCCATTTGATCTTTTTTACTGGTTTTCTCCAAGTCTTGCACCAGGAAACGTATTCATCGGCACCTTCCCTCCAAGTACCTTTGTACAGCGACAGGATGCAGGAAGGGCAATGCCAAGTTTCGCCCTGACGTACAAAAGCCATTTTGTCTGTCTCCAGTAGTACCTGCCGCCCCTTCAGAGCTTCTATGCTGACCACACGTAGCGAGCTTGTATGGAATAGACTATCATGGCCTGCATAATACAAAACCTCATCATCATCAACGAGGCTCATCCATTGCATGCTCAAGGAACCCGGATAGGAAGCTTTCAAAACCTGGGGCCCTCCCCACTCTCCTTGGGACCCGAGAGATTCCGCAATATTGTCTATTTTCTGTCCCGCACAATCCGGCCACAAAAGACTCGGTTTCCCTCCTTTCAGTGTGGAAATACCTCCGACACAAGGATAATACACATCAGTGACCAAGCCATCCTCGTTATTTTTGATATCGGCTTCAAAGACAATCTTTTTCCCATCCAGACTGATAACCAAAGTCACCTCTACCGAGGCCTTCCTGTCTCTTGTCTGAAGAAACCCTGTTGTCAAAAATATTGTGTTTCCTTCTACCCTGATTGCATATCGCTGGTTTTCACTACCTGCGACATCTTCCCAGTTCTCTTTGTTTTTCAACACCGCGCGGAACAAACCAGGTCCTGGATCACAGACAATATTTCCATACCCGCTTCCCCTACGTTCCAAATGAATCAGTCGTCCATGATTATCCACCGATACCGTATACCATTCATTTTGAATGGTTTCTTCGAACGTACCGACCTCATGCATGAATTCCATAAATAGCTCCCTTTTCTTGTATGGGTTCCAAATCCCCATTTGCTAATTCGTACATAGTTTGAGCAAATTCTTCCATTGCCTTGGAAAGACTGGCATAGGGAACATTAGCAATGCTAATCAGTCCATGCTGCATGCATTCTCCATCAAATCTCCCAAGAACAGGCTGATCATTCATTTCAAAATAGTGTAAACCTACGCAGGATACGTGGGAAACAGCCTGTTCAAAATAATACCGGATTGCTTTTGTCCTCTCTTCTTGGGTAGGGGAAGATACCAGACCCGTTGCAAAGTTCCTCATTTCCCTGGCAGCAATATGCCACTCACCGATAAGGCCAGGACAATTTGCCTTCTCTTTGAGAATGTCCAGCATAGGACGAGGGCTTGGGCGATAACAATTGAACGAACACACATCGAATGCATCATTACCTGCAAATTCCATAGGGGTAAGCTGGCTATAACGCATACCTAGATTCAAATGTTCAGGGTCAACCTCTCTGGCGGCCACTGAAGGGACCTCACAATATTTCTGAATGAGGATGTCCCTGAAATCCAGTAGATCCTTTTTGGATTGTTCGCTATACATATCAGCATGTTCCATGGGTTTTTTCAAATCAGAAAAACTCTGCAAATCCAGATTCCAGGCTTCATTCAGGTACATGATATCCCCATATCTTTTTTGCAGAAAATCGATGAGGGCATTCTTACTCGCAGAATCCCCGTCTTGGGCCAACAGTCTCTCGGCAGGATTGGTAGTTTGCTGGAATAGCCATTCCGGCTCGTTGGTAATAAAATACCCGATGAGCAGGGGATTTCCCCGATAGGCTGCAAGCTGTTGCTCGGCAAATGTTTTGGATGCAAGCCTATATTCCTCACTGAACACATCGGGAAAATCCCGGTAAATTGTTTTCTTGGTCAATGGAAAATCTTTCAGCGTCAAAACGAAAGGGATGTTGGCCTTTTCAAGGAAGGCCTCCACATGCTCATCCGTATAGGTGTTCACCCCAACACCAATCGTATTAAATCCCCAACGACGAATCCTTGCCGCATTTATGGTTACCCAGGCATCCCACCAAGCATCTGGGCCAAAAGCCCTGATCATGTTTGCCCGTGCAAAATTGAACATCCGCCGGCCTTTTCCGCTTTCTTTTCCATTCCTTTTTACAAATTCAGGAATTTTTGAAGCTTCTGTCCAACAGTCCTTCCACATTGCATCATCAGGGTCCGGCAGCCAATCAAATAGGTCTTCCATCTGGTCTACAAACCCATGCACCCCCATCCTGGCCCCATAACAGATACCGTTGCTGAGAAATGCATAGCCATCGGGGTCTACCAGCCACCAACGTTTTCCGTCGTGGTGTGAATGGAAATATCCGGTAGCATCGAATTTCAGTTTCCTGTATCCGCCATACCGACTCCATCCGGAAGGATACGAAGACGCACCCTTTGCATTCGCAAGCTCTGTTCTCAGATAGGAAACCATCTCATTGACTGATTCCATCTTTCCTGGCCATTGATATCCCTTCCGTTGCCCCATTTCATCAACCAACGGATGCCCTAGTACCTGCATATCGCCAAGAGTGTCTTTCAGGCATAGCGAAAAGATTTCTACGCTCTGAAACCCTACAGCCGTTCCCATGCGAATCCGAATCTCATCAATCGAATCGATACATGTCGGTTCTCCGCGGACATGCCCTTTGAAAGACCCTGGGTACGTTGGGGTAAAATATCGGTGCGAATCCAATTCTGAAAGCTTTACCACCATTTTCACCCGTGCCGTAGGAATAAGGAAGTAATAGACCGAAAGTATATGTTCTGTACCATCACTATGGCTTACAAAGTCAAAATATACAGTCGGCATTCGATCGGTATCGATGATAAGGTCAATGCACAGGTACCTATCGGGATTCCAGATGTCCCTGTTGCTAGGTTTTTTATATGTCAGACAGAAAAAATCCTTATCGTTAGGCAATATCCTAAGAGTTTGGGATGTTTCATCTTTTTCTCCTGAGACTATCGAAAGGTCAGTCAATGCAATCGAAGTATCCAACACAGGCTCCTCTTCTCATTATGAAAAAATCTATGGGGATACCTGAGTCTTTCCCCATAGACATACTTCTAAAAGAGAATTCTTTTATGCTTTAATTTGAGAGTTTCTCTGCCGCAAGCTGGGCAGCATAGGCAGCAGTCGCCTCTTTTTCAAATTCCAAACCACCTTCATTGTTCCAACGTTCAACAAACCCTTTGTATTCGGCCTCGAGGTTTCCTTTTGTCACGATGAGTTGCGCAAAAGCCTCTTTGGTTATATCCCTTAGTGTTGAACCATACTCACCGAGAGAATCCAAGGACTGTATAATATTCGGATACCCGATACTATGTTCCCTTGCAAAGGCTTGTCCTTCCTGTGTCTGTTTATTCAACGTACGTACCTCTGTATTTACCAATGGCCACATATGGTTATAAACAAAGGCCCCATCGGCACGGTAGGTCGCAGGATCAACAAATTCATTCAGCAATTTGAATTTGCCATTTTCCTTATCGACCCAGCTATAATGAACGCCCTCAATACCTAGGTATGTAAGTTCGTCCCCTTCTTGTCCGTACAGATAATTTATCAGTTCCATTGCCTTTTCCGGATTTTTGCAGGTTGAAGCAATTGCGTTATAATATTGGTATCTAGGATATTGCTTGATTGCCCCACCCTTCCCTCCAGGGCCAGCAAGGACAGCAAACCCAAAAGTAGGGGGAATAGGTTCGGTATACCGCCCAGGCATCCAGTTATTGGTGGTTCCGACATTCTGGAAATCAAACACCCCGGTTCTTCCAGTCCAGAGCTTCTCGAAGGCACTCATCAATGGCATCGTGGCAAAATCAGAATCCAAAAGGCCATTCTGGTAGAGTTTTCTCAGATACTTAATGGCATCAAGATATAAAGGAGCTTTCATATAGGTGGTGACCGTTCCATTATCCATCAGGTACGGCATATCAACGCAAATGCCAAAAGCCCCGAAGATATGCTCGAACGTCCTCATGGAAGCCATTGTACCGATATATCCAACGGTATCATCTATGCCGTTTCCATCCGGGTCCTTATTTGAGAAGGCATCGAGAACCATATAGAGTTCATCCAGGTTCGTTGGCATAGTCATCCCTAGATTCTTCAGCCAATCAGTTCTAATTGAAAGATTCGAGGTATAGTTCAGGGAAGCAGGGGTCAAAGCATAAATACCATCTTTTTGATTTACCGGTGATTTCAAAAGATTGTCACTGACTTCTGATAAGACAGTCTGACCATATGTATCCAAAAGGGAATCCAGTTTCATCAACATCCCTTGATCCCTGAATTCCACTACATCAAGCTTCTTTCCGTCCATCCAGAAAACATCTGGGAGATTCCTTGCTGCGATCAAGGTATTGAGTTTTGACATATAGTCGGCCTCAGGAACATAGATAACAGTCAAATCAATCCCTAGCTTTTCCTCTAATGCCTTGATTACAGAATTCTCCTCAGTAGGGGTATTGTCTCCATATAGCATCCAAGTCAAAGAAACCGGTCCTTCATTCCCTGCAGGGGTTTCTGTTTTTCCGTTTGCAAAAACCGACACACAAAACAAAGTCAACAAAACCAATAGAACCAATTTTTTCTTCATTTCCAAATCTCCTTTTTTGAAAAATACTATTCCTTTACAGCACCAGCTGTGATGCCACTGGTGTAATAGCGTTGGATAAATGGGTATACGACCAATACAGGAAATATAGACACAGCTATAGTAGCCATTTTCATACTCTCTTCAGAAAGACTGGCTGCTTCAGCCAAGCCGGTAATACCAGAAAGTGAATTCAGCGTACCTGTTGAAGCCAACAGTTTTCTCAAATATACCTGGAGTATTTCCAAGCTGGTAGAATTGATATACAGGATACCATCAAGATAGGCATTCCAATTGTTTACGCCATAGAACATAGTCACCGCAGCCAAGGCTGGTGTAGAGACGGGAATGATAATTTTCCAGAGGATAGTGAAAGAATCGGCACCATCGATGAATGCGCTTTCTTCCAGGGAATCGGGAATGGTCTTGAAATAATTCCTTAGAATAAACATGTTATAGGCATTCATTGCCAAGGGAAGGACCAGGGCCCAGAACGTGTCGATAAGCCCGTAGGCTTGCACAATCAG
The sequence above is a segment of the Sphaerochaeta pleomorpha str. Grapes genome. Coding sequences within it:
- a CDS encoding carbohydrate ABC transporter permease yields the protein MGSKRSRRVKESFSDRIFLLLIYAFLGVFCFTTVYPFWHVMMYSFSNSKAAMSGGLFFRPRNFDLLAYKMIFRTSQIFVAYRNTILRTLVGTSLSMVLSVLTAYPLSKKRLRGRSWISMLVFFTMLFNGGMIPTYLIVQAYGLIDTFWALVLPLAMNAYNMFILRNYFKTIPDSLEESAFIDGADSFTILWKIIIPVSTPALAAVTMFYGVNNWNAYLDGILYINSTSLEILQVYLRKLLASTGTLNSLSGITGLAEAASLSEESMKMATIAVSIFPVLVVYPFIQRYYTSGITAGAVKE
- a CDS encoding polysaccharide biosynthesis protein, with the protein product MVNAISIVLLLFVVKFYRVYIGESSVDLLGRGLAGFLPMFFIAVLSIALFDSLTSLWIPFILVADGSAFLCILGVRELYRSVLNKKNIIHANGFPRALVYGAGEIGITIVRQFQKGNVPYHVVGFVDDEPTLLGSYIVGMKVLGAIDTLGVLLSSYTCSVLIIAISQIDQEHVFKAIDAAKEHGCEVKIIPRLFEMQQGAREFDLRNLDYADLLGRPLTYIDREPTQRMVKGKRVLVTGAGGSIGSEICRQLLSFGPTQLVLLDNDETELHDLSLRLHNYQKEWSDFIVPVICDIKNAAKIDRIYEKFHPQIVFHAAAYKHVPLQELYPEEAITTNIGGSYNVLKGARDHSVEKVVVISTDKAVNPTSIMGATKRVVEQIASMLTTDATEMVCVRFGNVLGSRGSMLPLFMDQIKAGVPITVTHKDIIRYFMAIPEAVGLVFKAASMAKGGEVMVLDMGQPVNIYDFAQKLIRYYGNSQSKIVITSLRPGEKLYEELLANKDVTLPTEDKLVFKAIVDNHVLTLEAFQKIYESLETDPIEKLLEELQMLVPEFVVQQRSSPLAH
- a CDS encoding extracellular solute-binding protein — translated: MKKKLVLLVLLTLFCVSVFANGKTETPAGNEGPVSLTWMLYGDNTPTEENSVIKALEEKLGIDLTVIYVPEADYMSKLNTLIAARNLPDVFWMDGKKLDVVEFRDQGMLMKLDSLLDTYGQTVLSEVSDNLLKSPVNQKDGIYALTPASLNYTSNLSIRTDWLKNLGMTMPTNLDELYMVLDAFSNKDPDGNGIDDTVGYIGTMASMRTFEHIFGAFGICVDMPYLMDNGTVTTYMKAPLYLDAIKYLRKLYQNGLLDSDFATMPLMSAFEKLWTGRTGVFDFQNVGTTNNWMPGRYTEPIPPTFGFAVLAGPGGKGGAIKQYPRYQYYNAIASTCKNPEKAMELINYLYGQEGDELTYLGIEGVHYSWVDKENGKFKLLNEFVDPATYRADGAFVYNHMWPLVNTEVRTLNKQTQEGQAFAREHSIGYPNIIQSLDSLGEYGSTLRDITKEAFAQLIVTKGNLEAEYKGFVERWNNEGGLEFEKEATAAYAAQLAAEKLSN
- a CDS encoding beta-galactosidase, with product MDTSIALTDLSIVSGEKDETSQTLRILPNDKDFFCLTYKKPSNRDIWNPDRYLCIDLIIDTDRMPTVYFDFVSHSDGTEHILSVYYFLIPTARVKMVVKLSELDSHRYFTPTYPGSFKGHVRGEPTCIDSIDEIRIRMGTAVGFQSVEIFSLCLKDTLGDMQVLGHPLVDEMGQRKGYQWPGKMESVNEMVSYLRTELANAKGASSYPSGWSRYGGYRKLKFDATGYFHSHHDGKRWWLVDPDGYAFLSNGICYGARMGVHGFVDQMEDLFDWLPDPDDAMWKDCWTEASKIPEFVKRNGKESGKGRRMFNFARANMIRAFGPDAWWDAWVTINAARIRRWGFNTIGVGVNTYTDEHVEAFLEKANIPFVLTLKDFPLTKKTIYRDFPDVFSEEYRLASKTFAEQQLAAYRGNPLLIGYFITNEPEWLFQQTTNPAERLLAQDGDSASKNALIDFLQKRYGDIMYLNEAWNLDLQSFSDLKKPMEHADMYSEQSKKDLLDFRDILIQKYCEVPSVAAREVDPEHLNLGMRYSQLTPMEFAGNDAFDVCSFNCYRPSPRPMLDILKEKANCPGLIGEWHIAAREMRNFATGLVSSPTQEERTKAIRYYFEQAVSHVSCVGLHYFEMNDQPVLGRFDGECMQHGLISIANVPYASLSKAMEEFAQTMYELANGDLEPIQEKGAIYGIHA
- a CDS encoding RNA-binding domain-containing protein; its protein translation is MNIRSAMEAYGYGRLKSVKYKTERIEFKSQWSEAFCKEVIAFANSDGGYLYIGVDDTGTQVGVADVDETYNLITNVIRDSILPDITMFIKYTLQENHVICLEISEGANKPYYLHRKGLKPSGVYVRQGSSSVPASPEQIRQMIRNADGDAYEDMRSLVQDLTFKQAKETFAQKSVAFQKEQFPRLGMCDLSGLFTNVGLLLSDQCEHSIMVAVYADEAKTLFKDTREFKGSVLKQLESTYSYLMLCNQNQAKITGLDRVDRFDYPAEAIREALLNAIVHRDYAYSGSIIINIIGSQMEFISIGGLVSGLTIADIGTGISQPRNRHLADIFHRLGFVESYGTGVRKIHELYKDFKEPVRIEVTPNTFKMILPNQNKTMGKESDVVSAKEPLVNRELSPQTRQIFDQIIRNGFTTDEEVQKLLGIKKTRAYILVKQMIDAGLLEVRGRGIGKKYLIKAPSLDVK
- a CDS encoding DUF6259 domain-containing protein, whose amino-acid sequence is MEFMHEVGTFEETIQNEWYTVSVDNHGRLIHLERRGSGYGNIVCDPGPGLFRAVLKNKENWEDVAGSENQRYAIRVEGNTIFLTTGFLQTRDRKASVEVTLVISLDGKKIVFEADIKNNEDGLVTDVYYPCVGGISTLKGGKPSLLWPDCAGQKIDNIAESLGSQGEWGGPQVLKASYPGSLSMQWMSLVDDDEVLYYAGHDSLFHTSSLRVVSIEALKGRQVLLETDKMAFVRQGETWHCPSCILSLYKGTWREGADEYVSWCKTWRKPVKKIKWAQDMNGYFLVIAKQQYGDELWDYASLPSLYDYAKTYGCDVLGLFGWFDSGHDNQYPDLTVSLTLGGAEVLKQKIREIQADGGRITLYYQGHLMDVKSKFYEEKGKELEGRNIWDTPYYEDYSKSHASDFLSFFSKKKFSTVCPSCTEWHDLMVEKAKWVASFGPDGILYDQIGGMPSYPCFNEKHQHMHNRPSLSYTQGRLALLKKIHDQARTLGDEFIFMTEHETDVYSQFPDILHGIGICPPSRNKMKKAGDSWTSLSSSAPQMFRYCFPEIIMTLRNPNPFLDRRYVNYAIAFGFRFEMEIRYLGDRQVLVDNEQSEMALYARKAGALRRKYKDMLLEGLFRDQENIQNENPQVYCSLFEGKARSCLVLWNDTVTTQTVSLSYKNKTITGWETIDANGEGIPKEIDGDTFMILLLA
- a CDS encoding phosphonoacetaldehyde reductase, whose protein sequence is MSEQTIILGDKHCQKLKSILHQHSAKRFLLVCGSSFQTLPIAHAFESLGIPYSIFNSFGSNPKYEDIVKGVDFFRSESCDFIVAVGGGSCLDVAKCIKLFSSLEPGSMYLKQEYKENSIPLLAIPTTAGTGSESTRYAIIYYRGEKHSVVHESLVPAYAILEPSVLEGLPLYQKKCTMLDAFCQAVESWWSLSATDESKAYAKKAVVLFLNHYAEFLANYSEGNEGMLLASNWAGQAINITQTTAPHAMSYKLSSLFSLPHGHAVALCFPVVWQYMLENLEASNKDRGEKYFEHLFNEIASTMGFSYPLQAITWFEKLLENLGITPPIDPDSSVLPKLVKSVNLDRLKNSPVGMDSETLERLYRQVLKMQDS